From Vitis vinifera cultivar Pinot Noir 40024 chromosome 5, ASM3070453v1, the proteins below share one genomic window:
- the LOC100257958 gene encoding uncharacterized protein LOC100257958 has protein sequence MKAQQVIQVKSREEIRDDVQFAALDTVVSLNSLYVVSSFLGFSLTTIGLHSIDGRLGCDANISTIRTLMFFEVISFAFFLTSSLVAHGLKIMIKLVNAAESNKEFRSHFNRKSIRKVMLCAIFSSILGCIFLILSIVNILQIRLGILSCRSLSTVQGAVALVVIVSCGVVFHVGITVLAFLYV, from the exons ATGAAGGCCCAACA GGTTATTCAAGTAAAATCAAGAGAGGAGATAAGAGATGACGTTCAATTCGCTGCCCTTGATACCGTTGTGAGTCTCAACTCCTTATACGTTGTCTCCTCATTTCTGGGATTCTCCCTCACCACCATAGGACTACATAGCATTGATGGTCGTCTTGGCTGCGATGCCAATATCAGCACGATCAGGACCCTGATGTTCTTTGAGGtcatttcctttgcattttttctcACATCATCATTGGTGGCTCATGGCTTGAAGATAATGATCAAACTTGTCAATGCTGCTGAATCAAATAAAGAGTTTAGAAGCCACTTCAATAGAAAGTCTATTCGAAAGGTGATGCTTTGTGCCATCTTTAGCTCAATCTTGGGATGTATTTTTCTAATTCTCTCAATAGTGAACATCCTTCAGATTCGACTAGGAATTTTGAGTTGTAGGAGTCTATCCACAGTCCAAGGAGCGGTTGCTCTTGTTGTTATTGTTTCATGTGGTGTTGTTTTCCATGTTGGTATTACTGTCTTGGCGTTTTTATATGTATGA